In a single window of the Streptomyces sp. 846.5 genome:
- a CDS encoding DeoR/GlpR family DNA-binding transcription regulator: MELNAEERKHRILALVRHQGQLEVAAAAVDFAVAPETIRRDLSELERRGLVRRTYGGAYPVEGAGFETDLAHRVNSHVDDKRRIAAEAVKLLGDADTVFVDEGYTPQILAALLPSDRPLTVVTASLTTAAAIAESANTTVLLLGGRVRARTLATVGSWTSAMLAGFVIDVAFLGSNGISRELGLTTPDPVVADVKAKALEVSRRRIFLGHHSKFGASSFCRFAEVGDFEAIVTSTGLTAAEAHRYALLGPRVIRV, translated from the coding sequence ATGGAGTTGAACGCGGAGGAACGCAAGCACCGGATCCTCGCCCTGGTGCGTCACCAGGGACAGTTGGAAGTCGCGGCCGCGGCCGTCGACTTCGCCGTCGCACCCGAGACGATCCGGCGCGACCTCAGCGAACTGGAGCGCAGGGGCCTGGTCCGGCGCACCTACGGGGGCGCCTATCCGGTCGAGGGCGCGGGTTTCGAGACCGACCTGGCGCACCGGGTGAACTCGCACGTGGACGACAAGCGCCGGATCGCCGCGGAGGCCGTCAAGCTCCTCGGCGACGCCGACACGGTGTTCGTGGACGAGGGCTACACCCCGCAGATCCTGGCCGCACTGCTGCCCTCGGACCGCCCGCTGACGGTGGTCACGGCCTCGCTCACCACCGCTGCGGCCATCGCGGAGTCGGCCAACACCACCGTGCTGCTGCTCGGGGGCAGGGTCCGCGCCAGGACCCTGGCCACGGTCGGCTCCTGGACCTCCGCGATGCTGGCGGGATTCGTCATCGACGTGGCCTTCCTGGGGTCCAACGGCATCTCCAGAGAGCTCGGTCTGACCACACCGGACCCGGTCGTGGCGGACGTCAAGGCCAAAGCCCTCGAAGTGTCGCGCCGGCGGATCTTCCTGGGCCATCACAGCAAGTTCGGGGCCAGCAGCTTCTGCCGCTTCGCGGAGGTCGGCGACTTTGAAGCCATCGTCACCAGCACCGGCCTGACCGCCGCCGAGGCCCACCGCTACGCACTCCTGGGAC